GGTGAGTGCTACGAATGAGAGCCCAGTTGACATTTTCAAAGAAGGGGTGTTTCTTTATCTCTGTGGCACCCCTTTTGTATCCTAATCTCTGTTGTGGATCCTTTACAAGCAAACTCTTGATCAAATCCTTAGCAGCAAAACTCACATTTGATCCATCTGGAAACTTCAGTGACTGCCCAACTACGTTGAATAACGTCTCACGGTTACCATTTCCCCTGAATGGTGTCCTCCCATGAAGCAGTTCATACAGGAAGATGCCAAACGTCCACCAATCCACAGCACTTCCATGGCCATTTCCCTTGATTATTTCAGGAGCTAAGTATTCATGGGTTCCTACAAAAGACATTGAGTGGGCAGCAGTTGGCTCTGCAATGAGGACCGGAAGAGAATTTGTACGAGCCAGACTTAAACTGTCAGACATGGCCTTCCTTGCCTTTGAAGTGAAAAGACGAGGTCTAAAACATGACTGCTGCAAACAAGCAGGCTCCACACAAGCTGATAATTTGCATGCTGGATCATTGCATACTGGCTGAATACAATAGGATGAGATCCTACGGGATGATTCTGTACCGGACTTGATTAGGGTAGGACTCACATAACACTTCAATGATAAATCAAAATCTGAAAGCATGATATGGCCATCTTCCCTGACTAAGACATTTTCAGGCTTTAAGTCCCTGTAAACCACCCCCAACATGTGTAGATACTCTAGGGCAAGGAGAACTTCTGAAGcataaaacctgaaaacaacaAGAAAGTGGTCATGGAACCATATACCCAGTTAAAAATTACCGAAAAAAAGGTGTCAGGAAAACATCAAGAAGACCTATTGCTGGCAACATGAAGATTCTTATTGCTTAATTGCTTTAATTATAACATAATTAAAAAGGTCGTTGAATACCCGCACTGTAGTTTATAAATCTATCTAATTATTGAATCAATGTGACAAATTCTGAATCAGGAGAATTTTGCTGAACAACAATGGTAACTCTTTAAGATATCAACCAGGAAGGGAATCCCGAATTTGTTTAGATTGTTTTTATTAATTTGTAAACGATCAATTAATTAGTTATAATATCGACTTCATCCAATCACCAACCTGCAACCCTTTTCTCATATGGAATACAAATATACCATGCAATTATTCTATAATCTTCCTCTTTTCGGTTGGGCTGGAGCCTCTGTACCGGAGTTGTTTGGCTCCCAAATTTTCTTATGTCCATCCTGTTTACATCCTCTCCATAAATTAAAGCTACAATGCCACATTATGCTGTAATTCCActcattaaaaccctaaaaatatttATGAACTAACACATTATTTAAGTTGCAGGAGAAGTAAGTCAATAAAAATCTATGAATTAACACATCATTTCAGTTGCAGGAGATGGGAAGTAAGTTAACATAAACCCAAAATAACAGAGGATATGAGATTTTTATAGTACAATACTAACCGCGCTGCTTGCTCTGAGAAGTGCTTTCCCGGCTGCCGTTGCCGTAGTGTATGAAGATCCCCTCCACTGCAGAACTCCATAAGCAAGCAAGAGAATTTCTCCGTCTCAAAATGGGAGTAAAGAGTTGGAAGAAAAGGGTGATCTAACAAACCCAAAATATCCCTTTCGGTTTGAGCCCTCAACAATTTCTTCCTTCCGGCTAACAATGCTTTATCCATCACCTTCATCGCAAACAAACAGCCCATCCCTCTAAGCTCCGCCAAATACACACTCCCAATGTCTCCACAACCAAGCTTCTTCaaaagcctaaaatgacccaaACCCAAAGTACCATCTTTGACCTTCAGACACTGAATTGCATCCCATCGTAGATCATTACCCTTATGGGGTTTGCTAGGGCAAAAGGTTCTGCAACTAGCCTCGTTACCATCAATGCTACTACAGTAGCTCGCAGAGCTCAAGCTGCTGCTGTTCTCAGTTTCTACACATTCCAAGAACTCCCCATTTTTATTGGAATCGGAAGCACTGCACTCGCTTCGTTTCCCGTCAAGACAACCATCACTGATCTTACTAGTATTTATAGAACTGTTACTCGAACCAGTAACAGTGCTACTAGTGGTACTACTACTATTGTCCAAGCTAAGCTCCTTTAAATTGATACTGATGCTCGTCGGAACACTAACAGACTCGGCATCGGCATCACCATCACCGGCAACAACGACACGATTATTATCGACCATGTCTCCTTTCTCAAAGGGAGATTAGAGTCCCACCACCCACGCACACCAAGTGTTAGGTAAAAAGTTTAGGACAAAAAGCTTGGTTAAAAGGGACggataataagagaaaagagagagagagtggtcaAGTGGGAAAGGGGGTGTGGTCGAGGCGGTCAAAGACAGCGAGAGAGGCGCGGGCGCAAACTTGACTGGGCATAGGGAACAGGGGAAGATTAACTCAAAATCCAAAAGAAGAGGTG
The nucleotide sequence above comes from Telopea speciosissima isolate NSW1024214 ecotype Mountain lineage chromosome 3, Tspe_v1, whole genome shotgun sequence. Encoded proteins:
- the LOC122654535 gene encoding serine/threonine-protein kinase D6PK, encoding MVDNNRVVVAGDGDADAESVSVPTSISINLKELSLDNSSSTTSSTVTGSSNSSINTSKISDGCLDGKRSECSASDSNKNGEFLECVETENSSSLSSASYCSSIDGNEASCRTFCPSKPHKGNDLRWDAIQCLKVKDGTLGLGHFRLLKKLGCGDIGSVYLAELRGMGCLFAMKVMDKALLAGRKKLLRAQTERDILGLLDHPFLPTLYSHFETEKFSCLLMEFCSGGDLHTLRQRQPGKHFSEQAARFYASEVLLALEYLHMLGVVYRDLKPENVLVREDGHIMLSDFDLSLKCYVSPTLIKSGTESSRRISSYCIQPVCNDPACKLSACVEPACLQQSCFRPRLFTSKARKAMSDSLSLARTNSLPVLIAEPTAAHSMSFVGTHEYLAPEIIKGNGHGSAVDWWTFGIFLYELLHGRTPFRGNGNRETLFNVVGQSLKFPDGSNVSFAAKDLIKSLLVKDPQQRLGYKRGATEIKKHPFFENVNWALIRSTHPPDIPKPVDLSFVNQTIRSSKPQNDNGATDSDSSSGPYLDFEFF